A genome region from Gigantopelta aegis isolate Gae_Host chromosome 3, Gae_host_genome, whole genome shotgun sequence includes the following:
- the LOC121369114 gene encoding uncharacterized protein LOC121369114, which yields MMSIFGDCFVTCCVKLHGVPSRIVCLVLLILQSSVINYYLIAYIGNSSFAWIAFDVAIIISFIVSFVIASKKLRVEATTNEHINAIGLGWFAWLVYSTALVARMVIILDRFAHILDEKNFFGPSTLKTTLALASCVFLFLLVALHNTKISSERRRYIEELTGTVIFDIFDTVDIIDVLFDKEARDLFTPGMRPAILAVSGGNIIIPTVPLITLSITNFGRKKMTKRFVSIHKLAVTLLINVPNLVIRMVMWHGFSVGISPFIMKNLLLIGIVLYEFYEHKKEKLEVDEAESTPEPRTMFENSVRDEQKIQTDGCNQNFTMTERI from the coding sequence ATGATGAGTATTTTCGGTGACTGTTTCGTGACGTGCTGTGTCAAATTACATGGTGTCCCGTCCAGAATCGTCTGCCTCGTCTTACTGATCCTTCAGAGCTCTGTTATCAACTATTACCTTATCGCGTACATCGGCAACTCCAGTTTTGCCTGGATAGCATTCGACGTAGCCATCATTATAAGCTTCATTGTATCATTTGTCATTGCTAGCAAGAAACTGCGTGTGGAAGCCACCACGAATGAACACATCAACGCCATCGGCCTTGGATGGTTTGCATGGTTGGTGTACTCTACCGCTCTGGTTGCTCGAATGGTTATAATCCTTGACAGGTTTGCCCACATTCTGGACGAAAAGAACTTCTTTGGTCCAAGCACCTTGAAGACGACGCTAGCTTTAGCTTCTTGCGTGTTTCTCTTCCTCTTAGTGGCTCTCCACAACACTAAAATAAGCAGTGAACGCAGACGGTACATCGAAGAACTGACGGGCACTGTTATCTTTGACATCTTTGACACCGTCGACATCATCGATGTTCTCTTTGACAAGGAGGCTCGAGATCTGTTCACTCCGGGGATGAGACCAGCGATCCTTGCAGTTTCAGGGGGAAACATCATCATACCCACCGTACCTCTCATCACTCTGAGCATCACCAATTTCGGACGCAAAAAGATGACAAAACGTTTCGTCTCCATTCACAAGCTGGCTGTAACTCTGCTAATAAACGTACCAAATCTCGTTATCAGGATGGTTATGTGGCACGGATTTAGTGTGGGTATCTCTCcatttattatgaaaaatttACTGCTGATTGGCATCGTCTTGTACGAGTTCTATGAGCACAAGAAAGAGAAGTTAGAGGTGGATGAGGCCGAATCAACCCCAGAGCCTCGAACAATGTTTGAGAACAGTGTGCGCGACGAACAGAAAATACAAACGGATGGCTGTAATCAGAATTTTACAATGACTGAAAGAATTTAA